The following coding sequences are from one Triticum aestivum cultivar Chinese Spring chromosome 5A, IWGSC CS RefSeq v2.1, whole genome shotgun sequence window:
- the LOC123104936 gene encoding protein NETWORKED 1B: protein MATTSPTDVKRKYSWWWDSHICPKNSKWLQENLEDMDSKIKLMIKIIEEDAESFAKKAEMYYRRRPELMALLEELYRAYRALAERYDHAAGDLRQAHKKIAEAFPDQVLMDPDDDLPAESATTETDQDNAEMARYFLSFMNSGDPKMHGKDDQDYEKLQNELASLTQENQDLKKRITSVLEQSNCAESEVLCLKEALAQQEAEKETAVLQCQQSSARLQNLRSEILHTQEQFNRLKEEMQTGLLPSSTADEERFHVLERDNQDLQLEVERLKHLLKQKHDELNEKQDELEKLNISTEEEHLKCMQAEMVSLSLEKKLLIAHDKLRLLALEKQREESKVKDIETSKIVLQKELGSILEESKRLALEKQREESKVKDMETSKIVLQKELDSILEENKNLTSQYHSSSAVIIRLQDEIISMKNAQQKLEEEICKHVDEKKTLQYELSHLKEDRSELERKHFSIKEQIQSVNVNVESLQTLAHELRDGNVELKDIIKNHERTEALHAENLRQLERMSEKNAHLEKSLAASTTELEGLREKKAVLEESCKELNSKICSHLSERAALVAQLEAISQTMEVLLEKNTVLENSLSDANAELEDLRRKLKELEKSSESVNSQNSVLQSEKTTLVFQVDSISNTLVSLQAEYTELERRHSALQQEKDSVLDEVIKLQEQIRLERKEHQDLALSASKTQFDLQNKIDLLLEEGRNREEQLQEEEMKIVKAQTEIFILKECLGDMASANSDYLAKLQKKEEACKVHEEKLDCLSQDNQKLTEGIGSLRSVLHLDEKYESLDQMKLDIILQLILHEVNCLRSTISDAQDARQKELVEKSLVVTLLEHFGQEVADLRSERNTLKQDQQAKSEELLQLQAERQELAEISDEFWEEMESRNQRVDDLRAEAKFLVGQLSELQDSRRSLQSEIIKLIQQNSLLANELHDSREKEMIFEDDFSVLMSEAVSKDILLVIFRSLHEDRSLELKSLHDDFVCLQAVGSELCKDIRMMNKKLGDFEFLDNHLGKDTTMSICDRSSEENNHKEVDGAGLQESNEMLLEEILKLHGNVEMLMSKEKASVDIRSCNEEITKLVSHMHMAIMNAALFKEKIIELIVTCESYEISAMVQKEVLKEDITRRNSYVDELKDKLNAVEIENRRLKVDLNGDVTMLGSLQSEVSALEKQTVSLANDFLQSNKLKVEENASSPQPLETIAGSSDQNANETVKEMELQKLRGTIKRLQNVVADAGVLLEQERLGFNANLQEARKQIEALKLKEILDDDLVEMNYEQMLKDIQLDLIQPSSGRRTEALGQQKKIAAQADHKVHDLAGPSNSHARDDLGPPQSESFDSGSSRQSPAELVAVKELSIVNQELPRSITTEPHQEWKNKVIQRLSSDGKRLSTLQSSIQELKTNTEASEELELENVRYQIREAESTIIELIDTNSKLAKKAEEFTSADGLDGDNIDLRSRHQRKILERARKMSEKIGRLEVEMQKVQQALVKYEEEQTSAATSKTVVQRSKVQLVDYLYGRRRESRKPRCSPCGCMRAKTIDD, encoded by the exons ATGGCAACGACATCACCGACCGATGTTAAGCGCAAGTACTCATGGTGGTGGGACAGTCATATCTGCCCAAAGAACTCCAAATGGCTTCAGGAGAATCTCGAAG ACATGGATAGCAAAATTAAGCTGATGATCAAAATCATTGAAGAAGATGCGGAGTCTTTTGCAAAAAAGGCGGAAATGTACTACCGAAGGCGACCTGAGTTAatggccttgcttgaggagttgtaccGTGCATACCGAGCTCTAGCTGAAAGATATGATCATGCAGCCGGGGACCTCCGACAGGCCCATAAAAAAATAGCAGAAGCATTCCCTGATCAGGTTCTTATGGACCCAGATGATGATCTGCCAGCTGAATCTGCAACAACTGAAACTGACCAGGACAATGCAGAAATGGCTCGATATTTCCTGTCTTTCATGAATTCTGGTGATCCAAAAATGCATGGCAAAG ATGACCAAGACTACGAGAAGCTGCAGAATGAACTAGCAAGCCTGACACAGGAAAACCAAGACCTGAAGAAGAGGATCACATCAGTGCTAGAACAGAGCAACTGTGCAGAGTCCGAGGTTCTTTGTCTCAAGGAGGCTCTTGCGCAGCAAGAGGCAGAGAAGGAAACTGCAGTTCTGCAATGCCAACAATCCTCTGCTAGATTACAGAACCTCCGATCTGAGATATTGCATACCCAGGAACAGTTCAACAGACTGAAAGAGGAGATGCAAACTGGGTTGCTGCCTTCAAGCACAGCGGACGAGGAGCGTTTCCATGTGCTCGAAAGAGATAACCAGGACTTGCAGTTGGAAGTAGAGAGGCTGAAACATTTGCTGAAACAGAAGCATGATGAGCTAAATGAGAAGCAAGATGAGCTGGAAAAACTCAACATCTCCACAGAAGAGGAGCATCTCAAGTGCATGCAAGCAGAAATGGTGAGCCTCTCTTTGGAGAAGAAGCTGTTAATAGCACATGACAAACTGCGGCTTTTGGCTCTTGAGAAGCAGAGAGAAGAAAGCAAAGTGAAGGACATTGAAACAAGCAAGATTGTGCTTCAGAAAGAACTGGGCAGTATTCTAGAAGAGAGCAAAAGGCTGGCTCTTGAGAAGCAGAGAGAAGAAAGCAAAGTGAAGGACATGGAAACAAGCAAGATTGTGCTTCAGAAAGAATTGGACAGTATTCTAGAAGAGAACAAGAATCTGACTAGCCAATATCACTCTTCTTCAGCTGTGATAATTCGTCTGCAGGATGAGATCATTTCCATGAAGAATGCGCAACAAAAACTTGAAGAAGAGATTTGTAAACATGTGGATGAGAAGAAGACACTTCAATACGAGCTTTCACACCTGAAGGAGGATAGGAGTGAACTGGAGAGGAAACACTTCTCGATCAAGGAGCAGATACAGTCGGTGAACGTAAATGTAGAATCACTTCAAACTCTTGCACATGAGTTAAGGGATGGCAATGTTGAGCTGAAAGACATCATCAAGAACCATGAGAGAACAGAGGCTCTTCATGCCGAAAACCTGAGGCAGTTGGAGAGGATGTCTGAGAAGAATGCACATTTGGAGAAGTCCTTGGCAGCTTCAACTACTGAGCTAGAAGGGTTAAGAGAAAAGAAGGCGGTGTTGGAAGAATCATGCAAGGAACTCAATTCCAAGATATGCAGTCATCTGTCTGAGCGAGCTGCGCTTGTTGCGCAGCTTGAGGCAATTTCTCAGACCATGGAGGTGCTGCTCGAGAAGAACACCGTTTTGGAGAATTCCTTATCTGATGCCAATGCTGAACTGGAGGACTTGAGGAGGAAGTTGAAAGAGCTGGAAAAATCTTCAGAGTCAGTCAACAGTCAGAATTCAGTTCTTCAATCTGAGAAGACAACTCTTGTTTTTCAG GTTGATAGCATCAGCAATACTCTCGTGAGTTTACAAGCAGAATACACAGAGCTAGAAAGACGACACTCAGCTCTACAACAGGAGAAAGACTCGGTGCTTGATGAAGTGATCAAGCTACAAGAGCAGATAAGGCTCGAGAGGAAAGAACACCAAGATCTTGCACTCTCAGCAAGCAAGACTCAGTTTGACCTACAGAACAAAATTGACCTATTGCTAGAGGAAGGCAGGAATAGAGAGGAGCAGCTTCAAGAGGAGGAGATGAAGATTGTCAAAGCTCAGACAGAGATCTTCATCTTAAAAGAGTGTTTGGGCGACATGGCTTCAGCAAATTCAGACTACTTGGCAAAACTGCAAAAGAAGGAAGAAGCATGCAAGGTTCATGAGGAGAAATTGGACTGCTTGTCACAGGATAATCAGAAGCTAACTGAAGGGATCGGTTCATTACGGAGTGTCTTACACTTGGATGAGAAGTATGAGTCCTTAGACCAAATGAAGCTTGACATCATTTTGCAGCTCATCTTGCATGAGGTCAACTGCTTAAGGAGTACAATATCTGATGCCCAGGATGCGAGACAGAAAGAGCTTGTTGAGAAGTCTCTTGTTGTCACACTTCTGGAGCACTTTGGGCAGGAGGTAGCCGACCTGCGGTCGGAGCGCAACACCCTCAAGCAAGATCAGCAAGCAAAGAGCGAGGAGTTGCTCCAGCTGCAGGCAGAAAGGCAGGAGCTTGCGGAGATCAGCGATGAGTTCTGGGAAGAGATGGAGTCTCGTAACCAGAGAGTTGATGACTTGAGAGCCGAGGCAAAGTTCTTGGTTGGACAGTTGTCAGAACTTCAAGATTCTCGGAGGTCACTGCAGAGTGAGATTATAAAGCTGATTCAACAAAACTCTTTGCTGGCAAATGAGCTACATGACTCCAGGGAGAAAGAGATGATCTTTGAAGATGATTTCAGCGTTCTCATGAGCGAAGCCGTCAGCAAAGATATCCTTCTTGTGATATTTAGAAGCCTTCATGAAGACAGGTCCCTGGAGTTGAAGTCTTTGCATGATGATTTTGTGTGCCTACAAGCTGTAGGAAGCGAGCTTTGCAAGGACATCAGGATGATGAACAAGAAGCTTGGTGATTTTGAATTCCTGGACAACCACCTCGGCAAAGATACAACCATGAGCATTTGTGACCGGTCTAGTGAAGAAAATAATCACAAAGAAGTTGACGGCGCTGGCCTTCAAGAATCAAATGAAATGCTACTGGAGGAGATACTCAAGTTACATGGAAATGTGGAAATGCTTATGAGCAAGGAGAAGGCTTCTGTCGACATCAGATCCTGCAATGAAGAGATCACAAAATTGGTATCCCACATGCACATGGCCATCATGAATGCAGCTCTGTTCAAGGAGAAGATCATTGAGCTCATCGTAACATGTGAGAGCTATGAGATAAGTGCCATGGTGCAGAAGGAGGTGCTCAAGGAAGATATCACCCGAAGGAATTCGTATGTGGACGAGCTGAAAGACAAACTAAATGCTGTAGAGATTGAGAACAGAAGACTGAAGGTCGATCTGAATGGTGACGTCACGATGTTAGGATCATTGCAGAGCGAAGTCAGTGCCCTGGAGAAACAAACCGTGTCCCTTGCTAATGATTTCTTGCAATCAAATAAACTCAAAGTGGAG gAAAATGCATCATCTCCTCAGCCTCTGGAAACCATAGCGGGATCCAGTGATCAGAATGCAAATGAAACAGTAAAAGAAATGGAGCTGCAAAAATTGCGTGGAACAATCAAAAGGCTCCAGAATGTGGTCGCGGATGCGGGTGTCCTTCTCGAGCAAGAGAGGCTTGGTTTCAATGCCAATCTGCAAGAAGCGAGGAAGCAGATCGAGGCGCTGAAGCTCAAGGAGATCTTGGATGATGACTTGGTTGAAATGAACTACGAGCAAATGTTGAAAGACATACAGCTTGATCTCATCCAACCTTCTTCAGGCCGTCGAACCGAGGCCCTTGGCCAGCAAAAGAAAATAGCAGCACAAGCAGATCACAAGGTTCATGACCTTGCTGGACCAAGCAATAGCCATGCGCGCGATGATTTGGGACCACCGCAGAGTGAGTCATTTGACAGTGGCAGCAGCAGACAGTCTCCTGCTGAGCTAGTGGCGGTGAAAGAGCTGAGCATTGTGAACCAAGAGCTACCAAGGTCCATCACCACGGAGCCACACCAGGAGTGGAAGAACAAGGTCATTCAAAGGCTATCTTCTGACGGGAAGAGGCTCAGCACCCTCCAGTCCAGCATTCAAGAACTCAAAACGAACACCGAGGCATCGGAAGAGCTCGAGCTCGAGAACGTCAGATACCAAATAAGGGAAGCTGAGAGCACCATCATCGAGCTGATTGACACCAACAGTAAACTTGCCAAGAAGGCCGAAGAGTTCACGTCGGCCGACGGCCTTGATGGGGACAACATTGACCTGAGGAGCAGGCACCAGCGCAAGATCCTGGAGCGTGCAAGGAAGATGTCAGAGAAGATTGGGAGGCTGGAGGTGGAAATGCAGAAGGTCCAGCAGGCTCTGGTGAAGTATGAAGAGGAGCAGACGAGCGCCGCGACATCGAAAACCGTGGTTCAGCGGTCGAAGGTGCAGCTGGTGGACTATCTCTACGGTCGAAGGCGGGAAAGTCGGAAGCCGCGATGCTCGCCTTGCGGTTGCATGAGAGCGAAAACCATCGATGACTAA